One window from the genome of Macaca fascicularis isolate 582-1 chromosome 7, T2T-MFA8v1.1 encodes:
- the LOC135971591 gene encoding uncharacterized protein, whose product MRVERPTGPPPSARWRAHAPRQLGRRAPNPPPANLRISPRRARQTTWRTARSPAPRFLRPFLQIPNAPPCSREGVHVAPKPRSAPSPPPGLPRSLTPPAPRLDLRGTENTPPTPAAGAETVKSRKEIAGDGELRDSLYLLFSEQLYGTKKKKKKKKKEKATGESRRERAGGGRRASESARERAECLGGRVCAPERGQEAGLATGSASESFSSRPPHPHSPPSRPQTESHRLAANFGRWGK is encoded by the exons ATGCGCGTGGAGCGCCCCACAGGACCGCCGCCCTCTGCGCGTTGGCGCGCACACGCCCCCCGCCAGCTTGGGCGCCGGGCTCCGAACCCCCCGCCTGCAAACTTGCGCATCTCCCCTCGCCGCGCCCGACAGACAACTTGGCGAACAGCTCGCTCGCCCGCACCCCGCTTCCTTCGGCCCTTCCTTCAAATCCCAAACGCACCGCCGTGCTCCAGAGAAGGTGTCCACGTCGCCCCCAAACCCCGGAGCGCCCCCTCTCCACCCCCGGGGCTTCCCAGGTCGCTCACTCCTCCCGCCCCCCGCCTAGATCTGAGAGGGACCGAAAACACACCCCCGACTCCGGCAGCAGGGGCCGAAACTGTCAAGAGCAGAAAAG AGATCGCTGGAGATGGCGAGCTCCGAGACTCCCTCTATCTTCTGTTTTCAGAGCAACTCtatggtaccaaaaaaaaaaaaaaaaaaaaaaaaaaggagaaggcgACCGGcgagagcaggagggagagagcagGCGGCGGCAGGCGGGCGAGCGAGAGCGCGAGGGAGCGCGCGGAGTGTCTGGGTGGACGTGTGTGTGCGCCCGAGAGGGGACAAGAGGCGGGTCTGGCCACAGGCAGCGCTAGCGAGAGCTTCTCCAGCCGGCCCCCACACCCACATTCCccaccctccagaccccagaCCGAGAGCCACAGACTGGCTGCCAATTTTGGGAGGTGGGGAAAATAG